In a single window of the Cydia amplana chromosome 4, ilCydAmpl1.1, whole genome shotgun sequence genome:
- the LOC134663030 gene encoding uncharacterized protein LOC134663030, producing the protein MKHADWSFDKRYPILIPKNSDFTNEIIIKTHQENKHVGVSHTLDKIRETYWIPQGRSQVQKILRKCSECMKHDGGPYKLPETPALPKERVNYSSPFTYVGTDYLGPLLVNNGNGNCKRWISLYTCLAVRAIHLEVVKDLTAEEGLMALRRMISARGVPTLITSDNAAHFKLLSEILQSPYCVEKEIRWKFIPQLAPWHGGFYERLVGLVKNCMKKTLQKHLLNDTQLVTAVKEIEAVLNTRPLTYVDSEPDHVLKPSDFLTMGKCIIMETSDKDPTTSQGTVTKDNLIKGWKKARIILREFKEMFENRYLLNLRERYSHHPKEPRVTSKLAPKIGQIVQIKGDTKNRINWKVGKIVSLKEGADGLCRVAKVRVGDTEYTRSIAHLYPLEIEDGEEQCKQTSSYEESVEELVQLPDLPRLSGKEDVTVESLKDVAESPSEQRLTQEVARDQPEEEVQPHASPVEEECSSKQIVESMSSELNEPKPKSMSEPEPLAVVDLEFYDHTDPESHHLEEVTPEGQHEESRPKRAAALRALEKIKEWTSNLVAVLLPEGGSVATDANI; encoded by the coding sequence ATGAAACACGCAGACTGGTCATTTGATAAACGCTACCCCATACTTATACCGAAAAATTCAGATTTCACCAACGAAATTATAATAAAGACTCATCAAGAAAATAAACATGTTGGAGTAAGTCACACGTTAGATAAGATAAGGGAAACTTACTGGATACCACAAGGAAGAAGCCAAGTTCAAAAGATTTTGAGGAAGTGCTCCGAATGTATGAAGCATGACGGAGGGCCATATAAACTACCGGAAACTCCTGCGTTACCGAAAGAGAGGGTCAATTACAGCTCTCCATTCACATACGTTGGTACCGACTATCTGGGACCACTTCTAGTTAACAATGGGAATGGCAATTGCAAAAGGTGGATTAGCCTCTACACTTGCTTAGCCGTAAGAGCCATTCACTTAGAAGTTGTAAAGGACCTAACTGCGGAAGAAGGTTTAATGGCCTTACGTAGAATGATTTCAGCAAGAGGTGTACCTACCTTAATAACATCTGATAACGCAGCTCACTTCAAGTTACTCTCAGAGATTCTTCAGAGCCCATACTGCGTAGAGAAAGAGATAAGATGGAAATTTATACCACAGTTAGCACCATGGCATGGAGGATTCTATGAGAGACTAGTTGGTTTAGTTAAAAACTGTATGAAGAAAACATTACAGAAACATTTGTTGAATGACACCCAGCTAGTAACAGCGGTGAAAGAAATAGAAGCAGTTCTTAACACAAGACCCTTAACTTACGTAGATTCAGAGCCTGATCATGTATTGAAACCTTCAGACTTTCTTACCATGGGAAAGTGTATCATTATGGAAACTTCAGATAAGGATCCTACAACGTCGCAAGGGACGGTGACTAAGGACAATTTAATCAAAGGTTGGAAGAAAGCACGGATAATTCTACGAGAATTTAAAGAGATGTTTGAGAACCGGTATCTCCTAAATTTGAGAGAAAGATATTCCCACCATCCTAAAGAGCCTAGGGTAACATCTAAGTTAGCACCGAAGATAGGTCAAATCGTGCAGATTAAAGGTGACACGAAGAACAGGATAAATTGGAAAGTTGGGAAAATAGTATCTTTGAAAGAAGGGGCCGACGGTTTATGTAGGGTCGCCAAGGTACGTGTAGGAGATACAGAGTATACAAGATCTATCGCGCATCTCTACCCGTTAGAGATCGAAGATGGAGAAGAACAGTGTAAACAAACATCATCTTATGAAGAAAGTGTAGAAGAACTAGTGCAGCTTCCTGATCTTCCACGTCTATCAGGCAAGGAGGACGTGACGGTGGAGTCCCTCAAAGACGTTGCAGAGTCTCCATCTGAGCAGAGATTAACTCAAGAAGTAGCTAGAGATCAGCCAGAAGAAGAAGTACAGCCTCATGCCTCGCCAGTAGAGGAAGAGTGTTCCTCTAAACAAATAGTAGAGTCTATGTCTAGTGAGTTAAACGAGCCTAAGCCTAAGTCTATGTCCGAACCAGAGCCACTCGCGGTCGTCGACCTCGAGTTTTACGACCACACTGATCCCGAGTCACACCACCTGGAGGAAGTTACGCCAGAAGGACAACACGAAGAATCAAGACCTAAGAGAGCGGCAGCTCTCCGAGCCCTTGAGAAGATCAAGGAGTGGACCAGCAATCTAGTCGCCGTGCTTCTGCCTGAGGGGGGGAGTGTCGCGACAGACGCGAATATCTAA